GCAGCGATCGTCGAGCAGGATCGCGATCCGGGCCACGACTAGGCCTCTCGCGCGTCGGAGGTCACGCGTCCGTCGCGCATGGTGAGGTGGCGCTGCGCCCGCCCGGCGACCTCGGGATTATGGGTCACGAGGACGAGCGTCGCCTCCCGGCTCCGCCGCACTCGCTCGAGCAGGTCGAGCACCGCGGTCGCGTTCGCGCTATCGAGCTCGCCGGTCGGCTCGTCCGCCAATAGCAACCCGGGCCGGTTCGCGAGCGCCCGCGCCACCGCGACGCGCTGCTCCTCGCCGCCCGAGAGCTGGTGGGGGAACGCGTGGGCCCGTCCGTCGAGCCCCACCTCGCCGAGCAGCTCGCCGGCACGGCGGCGGCGCTCGGCGCGCGGCACGCCCAGCGCCCGGATCGGCAGTTCGACGTTCTCGAGGGCGGTCAACGTCGGGAGCAGGTAGAAGCGCTGAAAGATGAATCCGACACCTTCGAGCCGCAGGCGGGCGCGTTCCCGGTCCGGGCGCGTCCCGACCGCTCGACCGTCCCAGCGGATCTCACCGCTTGTGGGGGCATCGAGCAGGCCGAGCAGGTTGAGGAGCGTCGTCTTCCCACAGCCGCTCGGCCCCTCGACCGAGACGAACTCACCGGGGGCGAGCTCGAGGTCGATCCCCTGCACGGCACGCACCTCCTCCGGCCGGCCGCGCCGGTAGGTCCGATCGACGGCGGCGAGCTCGATCCGCGGCGGCCGGCGGGCGCTCACCGCAGCGCCTCCGCGATGTCGACGCGCAGCGCGGCCCGAACGGCCACGACGCTCGCGAGCAGCGAGAGGCCGACGATCCCGGCCACCACGAGCGCGAGCGTCGTGGGAACGAAGATGGCCAGGCGCGCCGCCTGCTGGACCGCGGCGCTGCCCCACGCGGCGAGCGCCTTCACGATCAGGAACCCGCCGAGCACGCCGGCGAGCCCCCCGCTGACGGCGAGCGCGAGCCCGTCGATCGCGATGCCGCCGGCGATGGCGCCCGCCGGTATCCCGAGCGCCCGGCGGATCCCGATCGAGCGTCGGTCCGACTCGACGCGGCGGACGAGCACGAGCGCGAGGAACAGCAGGCCGATCGTGAGGGCGATCGACGACAGGGCGAGGTAGAAACCGGTCAGAACGCCGCTGGCCGCCTGGAGCTGCTGAGCCTCCTGGTCGAGCGACGAGACGCCGTAGAACGGCACCATCGCCTGGATCTCCGCCCGCACGCCCTCCAGCGCGGACGGGTTGGTCGCGACCGCGCCCGAGACGCTGACTTCGATCGTGTCGGCCGCGTCGATCAGGGCGCCGGTCGCGTTGCGGCCGAGTCCGCTCATCACCTGGAGGTCGGAGAGCGGGAGCAGGACCGCGAAGGCGCCGGTCGGGCCGAGCGCGGTCGGGGGCACGCCGAACGTGCCGGTGACGTTGTAGGCGACGCCGAGGCTGCGGTTGGCGGCCGGGCTCAGGAGGAGCGTCGAGCCGACCGAGATGTGGTTCGCGTCCGCGAGCGGGCTCGAGACCAGCACGTCGTTGCTCGCTGGCCCGTCGTAGGCCCCCCCGGCGAAATGGGCCGCGTCGGTGGGATCGCCGAGCGGCAGCGGGTGCGGGAACAGCCCCGCCTCGGCCGGACCGAGCGTCGCGAGGAACGCTCCCGGCAGGACGCCCTCGGCCAGGACCGGCGTCGGGCCCGTACCCGCGCCGAACGCGTCGATCGCCACGCTCAGCACCGGCGACGCGGCGGTTACCGACGATAGTCCGTCGAGCCGGGCCGCGACCGCGTGCGCGTCGCCGATGCCGTGCTCGCCGGCCGCGCTGACGACGATCTGGTAGCCGGCGTTCTCGAGCTGGGCGAGCTCGTGCGAGGAGACGCCGCCGCCAACGCTCAAGAGGACCACGGGGAGCGCGACCGCCGTGGCGATCGCCGCGATCGCGAGCGCCTGCTGCAGCCGAGCGTGGCGCAGGGAGCCGCGGGGCCGGGCATCGGTCATGGGGCGCGCAGCTCCTCGGCGACCGGCAGCCCCATCGCCCGAGCGGCCGGCAGGAACGCCGCGACGAGGCCGATCGCGAGCACGAGCCCGATCCCCGTCAGGATGACAGTCGGATCGAACGCCACGAACGAGAAGCCCACGGGAAGGCCGGGGATCAGGCCCAGGAGGAACCGGTTGAGCTCCGCGGCCCCGAGCACCGCGAGCGGCAGGCCGACCGCGAAGCCGAGGACCGCGAGCAACAGGCTCTCCTCGGCGACGAGCGCCCCGACGCGGGCCCGGCGGTACCCGACGGCCCGCAGGAGCGCGAACTCACGGCTGCGGTCATCCACGGACATCTGGAGCACCGTGGTCGCGAACAGGGCCGCGACGACGATCCCGATGACCCCGATCAGGACGCCGAAGGTGCGGTAGAGGTTGACCACGGACTGGACCGCCCCGAGCACGTCCGACAGCGTGAACACGGTGAGCGAGGGGAAGGCGACCTCCAGCCGCGTCTGGTCGCTCGCGGCGGTGGTGGGGTCGTTGAGATGGATCAGCACGAGCGAGGCGTAGTCGGTCCCCGGCGTGCCGCCGCCGACGATCGCCTGGAGCTCCGAGAGGTAGAGGAACGCGAGCAGGGCCGAGGGGATCAGCCAGAACGGACCCGAGATCCCGACGACCCGGAACGGCGTCGCGCCGGCGTACCAGCCCGGAAGCGCGGAACCGTTCGGCGGGCTGGTGGTGCCCGCCCAGACCAGGCCCCCGACGCCCACGCCGAGCACCGACGCGAGGCCCTGGTCGAGGACGATCTCGTGGGTGAACGGTCCGAGGTACGTGCCGTTCGCGTAGTGCGGATCGCCCGGATAGCGCAGGCCCGTGCCGTTGTAGAGCGTCGGCGTCTCGATGCCGGTGTTCTCCGAGGGGATCCACCCGACCGACCCGGCGCCCGTGGGGCTCCAGCCCGACGGCACGTCGCTGCGGTTGGCGGCGGCGAACAGTGACGCGTTCCCGAAGACGAGCTCGCTCACGAGCCAGGGGCTCGCGACCGCGACGTTCGGGTCGGCCGCCGGGATCTCTAGCGAGAGGTTGTGGGCGTGGAGGACCGGCGGCACGCTGCCGGTGGTGATCGTCGTGTTCGCGCTCGCCGCGATCAGGTCGACCCCGCTCGCGGTCGCGAGCTCGGTCGCGCTCGTCTGCACGCCGGCGGAGATCGCGAGCAGGAGGACGACCAGACCGACCGCGAGGCCGATGCCGAGCGAGGTCAGTGCGGCGCGCCCCGGTCGGCGCCGAAGGGCGCCGAGGGCGTAGCGCACCACCGCCGGCCTCCCGCCCGCGGGCTATGCCGCCGCGGCCCGGCGCAGCTCGCCGAGCGAGACGGTGTGGGCGGCGTCGACGTTGTACTTGTGGATCGACTCCTCGCTGACCGTCGACGCTCGGACGACGACTCGGTCGGAGAGCGTCGGGAAGCGGGCCGGCAGGCTCGCCAGCAGGTCGCGCAGCACGTCCTCCACGAACTTGGGATGCCGGTGGGCGTCGAGGACCACCTGCGCTTCGTCCCCGCGTTTCAGGATCGCGTAGGTCGGGCTCGACTGGGCGGCCTCGATCGCGTCGATCAGGTCGTCCACTTCGACCTCCTCCCCCTCGCTGAGCTCGAAGACGAGGCGCGTGCGGTTGCGCTGGTTGTGCGAGATCATCGGAAGGTCGCGGAACTGGGGGTCGGCGAGCAGCGGATACTGCGCGGTGAGCCGCTCCCGGCAGGTCTCCATCGCGCACGGACAGGCCGTCATGCCGACCGCCTCGGCCCCCACCGCCCGGCGCACGAGCACCGCCTGGGTCCCGTTGCGCTCCGCGCTCGCCTCCGCGATCAGGCGGAAGTCCTCGAAGCTGCGCTTCGTCTCGGCAATCCCGCGCCGCACGAAGTACTCCGCCGAGGCTTCCACCTCGGCGCGGGTCGCGTACGGATGGCGGACGAGGAGCTCGCAGGCGATCGCGGAGCACGCCGATTCCAGGCTCGCCACGGGCTTGAGCGCCGTCTGGTCGATGACCTCGGCGAGCACCTCGGCGTTGCGCGAGAGGTCGGAGCCCTTGCGCTCCGACGGGAGGTCGACCGCCACGCGGAAGGTGGCGGCGAGTGTATGGACCCGCTCGGAGCGCTGCACGGCAAGCGGCTTGCGGACCCCCGTCACCCCGACCGAGCGGAGCGTCAGCCGCCCGCGGGCCGGCGCCATCGCGTGGACGTCCGTCATCGGCCGAGCTACCCGGGGGCCTCCTTAAACAGTTGCGAGCGCGAGCGGTGGCCGGGCGACCGCGTCCGTCCACCTTATAGGCAGTCCACCGGTCGTTCTCCCGATGACCGAGCCGGCGCCGACCCCCGCCGCCGCCCCTCCCGCGGGCCCGTACGCGGAGCGCGAGCGGCTGATCACGGAGAACCTCAAGCAGATCTACGACCCCGAGATCCCGATGAACATCGTCGACCTCGGTCTCGTCTACGGCTTCGAGTGGAGCGGCGACGACGTGACGCTCAAGATGACGCTCACCGCGCCGGGCTGTCCCGTGGCGGGGATCCTCGCCGAGGAGATCAAGACGGCGATCGAGAAGGTCCCGAACGTTCACTCGGCGAAGGTCGACATGATCTGGGACCCGCCGTGGAGCCCGGAGCGGATGAGCGAGTTCGCGAAGCGCCAGTTCGGCTACGCCTAGAGGCGGTCGGCCGGGATGCCCGCCGCGACGCCCGCGGCCCGGGTCGTGGTGCGCGAGCTCCGCTGGGCGGACTTCGACCCGATCCGCGAGATGTACTGGACGCTCTACGAGGAGCGGCCCGCGAACCCCGATCTCGGCATCACGCTCTTCCCGGAGCGCCCGGCCTACGCGGACGAGGTGGACTGGTTCTCGCGCCTGTACCGCGCGGTGCTGCGCGGCGACACGGTCGCGCGGGTCGCCGAGATCGACGGGACCGTGGTCGGCCACTGCGACGTGGTGCCGGTCGGCCCGGGGACGCGGAGCTCCGAGGTCGGTCACGTCGGATCGCTCGGTATCGTCGTCCACCGCGACCATCGGGGCCGGGGCGCCGGCGAGGCGCTGATGCGCGCGACGATCGCGGCCTGTCGGGGCCATTTCGATCTCGTCCGGCTCAGCGTGCTCGCGACGAATCCGCGGGCGCGGCGATTGTACGAGCGCCACGGATTCGTCCCCTACGGTCGCCTGCCCGGGGGCCTCAAGCGGAACGGCCGGTACACGGACGAGGACCTGATGGTCCTCGATCTGCGGGATCGGACCGAGAACCGTTAAGGCGCCCCGGCCCTCGGCGGGCCGATGGCCTCCGACCGGACCTGGCGCGACGAGCTCGAGGAGGAGCGCCGGATGAAGGACGAGTTCATGGCCCGCCACCCCGAGTCGCCCTTCGTCGCCGGTCGCGTGCCCTTCCACGAGCTCCGCTACTTCTCGCCCGATCCGGCCTTCCGAGTCCGGGCCACGCTGCGCCGCCGCTCGGTCCCGGAGGAGGCGTACCTGCGGACGAACCGGGACGGGCAGGCCGTGATGCGCTACCTCGGCGACCTATCGTTCTCGGTCGAGGGCCGGACCGTCGGTCTCGCGGTGTATCACGCCGGGGAGGGGGTCGGCACCTCGGTCTTCGTCCCGTTCCGGGACCGGACGAGCGGGCGGGAATCCTACGGGCCCGGCCGCTACCTCACCTTCGAGCTGAACGAGCGGGACGTCTACGATCTCGACTTCAACCGCGCGTTCAACCCGTACTGCGCGTACACCGACGAGTACGAGTGCGGCTTTCCGCCGGCGCAGAACGACCTGCCCGTCGCGATCCGGGCCGGCGAGAAGGTCTGGGCCGCAGACCGCAACCCGGCGACCCCGTCGTCCGTCGTGCTGGAGCGCCAGCGTCGGGCCGCGGGCGGGGCCCCCGTTCGGCGGCGCGCCCGGCGTCCGCGTCCCGCTACAGGTGCGGGAACGCCGCGAAGATCCCGTTGATCACGAACTGCACGCCGACGGCGGCGAGCACGAGCCCGAGGACGCGGGTGAGCGCCATGATGCCGACGCGGCCGAACGAGCCCAGGATGCGGGGGCCATAGCGCAGGATGAAGAACGTCGCCACGGTCGTGATCGCGATCGCCACGAAGGTGGCGACGATCGCGACCGGGTTGTTCGACGCGTTCCCTTCGAAGATCATCACGGTGGAGATCGCTCCCGGGCCGGCGAGCAGCGGGATGCCGAGCGGGACCACGGACAGCTCGTCGCGGCGGGCGATCGCCTCCGCCCGGTCCTCCGCCGTCAGGCGGACGCGGGCCACCTCGCCGCGCAGCATGTCGTACGCCACGAAGAACAGCAGCAGGCCGCCGGCGATCTCGAACGCCGCCAGCGTGAAGCCGAAGATCGCGAAGAGGAAGCGGCCGAAGAGCGCGAACACGCTCAGCACGACCCCCAGGACGAGGACCGAGCGGTGGAGGATGACATCGCGGTCTTCCGCGCTGAAGCCGCTCGTCAGCGCGACGTAGAACGGCAGCGTGCCGATCGGGTCGACGATCGCGAACAGCGTGCCGATGATAGCGAGGTAGAGGTAGAGATCGCTCACGGCGTTCGGGCCCGGGCAGGGCGGGACGCCGCCGGCGCTTCAAGGCTTCGGCCCGCCGCGACCGCTATCGGACGGCCGCGAGGACGCGATCCTGCCACCGGGACCAAATGACCTCGACCTCGCGGAAGCCGGCCGCCCGGAGCCGACGGACGTGTCCGGCGAGATCGGGGGTCGGCGTCGCGGAATGGGCGTGCGGGAACCGCTGGCGGCGCAGCGCGATCTCGCGCGCGAATCGTGGGTCACGCTCGACCGCGAGCCACCAGGCTTCCCAGGATTCCCCCGCCCGACGCGGGCTCCCGCGACGCTCACCTCGCGCGGACTCGTGGGCCGTCCGACGCAGCGTCGTGTGCTCGGGAGCGAAGGCGATCCCGTCGGCGTCGAGGAAGAGGCCCGAGGGTCGGAGCCGGCGGTGCAGCTCGGCGTAGAGGTGGGTCAACTGCGGCCCGGTGAGCCAGTGGAGCGCGGTCGAGCTGACGGCCGCATCGTACCGTCGAGCGGGAAGGCCCTTCGCCCAGTCGCGGCGGCGCAGGTCGGCCTCCACCCATCGGAGGCGGCCTCCTCGGTCGCCGAGCCCGATCCGGCCGATCCGCAGGATCACCGGGTCGAAGTCCACCGCGATGCCGCGGGCCCGGGGGAACCGGGCGAGGATCCGCTCCGACAGCGAGCCGGTCCCCGCGCCGAGGTCCAGGAATCGGAACCTCGGTCCGGCCCCGGCGCGGAGCGCCTCGAGCATCACGGCGAAGCGCTCCTCGCGGCGCGGCAGCAACCGGGACTGCTGCCGGTCCCACCGGCGTCGCCAGCTCCGCGCTCCGGCGGCCGTCAAGAGTGCGGAGGCGACCGCCGCGTTCGTCGCGGGCCCATCGCGTGCGCCGGTCGGAGCCATCCCGCGCCCCCCTACTCCGCGCGGCCCCGAGGCCCGGCTCGCGCGTGGCGGCGCGGGGCCGGTCGATGCCGCCCCGGCATCGCTGTGCGGGACGGGCGCGCGGGGCGCGCCGCCGACACGCTCCGGGACAGCGCCGCGGGCCGGGCGGAGGTCGCCCGGACCTCGCGGCCCCGAAGATGCAGGACGAGCGGCTCGCGCTGGGGGTTCGCGAGGAGGAGCTCGTAGCGACCCGGCGTCTCGGGGTCGAAGAAGATCCGCGCGCGGCCCGAGAGGCGCACCCGCTGGGCGAACGGGCCCCCGGGCGGTCCCAGCAGCAGCACGAAGGAGCGGCCCGGCATCGGCTGTTCGAGCTCCACGTCGATCTCGCAGGCCGGCGCGTCGAGACCGAGGTCGATGCGCACGGTCGAGGCCGGCTCGAGCACCAGGTAGCGCGGCAGGTCCCGGAGCGCGGTGGCCACGTCGCGCGAACCCCGCCCGTCCACAAAAGCTGTCGCGCCGAGCGGCGCCCGCGGCGCCGTTAAATCGGCCCGGCCGTTCGGTCGGCGATGGCAGCGAAGCGAACCGCCGAGGCAGTCTGGGAGCACGACCTTCTGCACGGAAGCGGCCGGGTCAAGGGCACGAGCGGAGCGCTGCCCGAGATGCCGATCAGCTGGTCGGCGCGGACCGAGGCGCCCGGCGGCAAGACGAGTCCGGAGGAGCTGCTCGCGGCCGCGCACGCCGCGTGCTACTCGATGGCCCTGTCGGCGGGTCTCAGTCGTATGCAGAAGCCGCCCGAGCGCATCCTCGCGAGCGCCACCGCGACCTTCGACAAGGTGGGGGACGCCTGGAAGGTGACCACGATGGAGCTCCTCGTCGTCGGGAAGGTCCCCGGCATCTCCGCGGCGGAGTTCGAGGCCGCTGCGAAGGCCGCGGCCGACGGCTGCCCGATCTCGGGCGCCCTCAAGGGCAACGTGGCGATCTCGGTCACCGCGAAGCTCGGTTGAGACCGGCGGGCGCGAGGTCCGCGAACACGAACCCGTCCCGGGCGACGACGGGTCCGGGTTCCACGGCGATCGGCGCCGTGAACATCGGTCCGGCCACGACGCAGGTGTGGAACTCTCCCCGCTCGCCGCACGGATCGACGGTGGGGGGAAGGTCCGCCAGCAGCTGGCGATCGAAGCGACGCCCCGCGAACGACGGTGGGAGCTGGCGCGGGTCGAGCGCGACGAGGCGGGCATCGAGTCCCGCGTCGATCATCTCCCGCGCGAGCCGGTCGGTCGGGCGCCCCCAGAGGGGGAACACGGGGTCGATCCCCGTACCCCGGAGGCGTTGCTCGCGGTAGGCCCGCACGTCCTCGAGGAACAGGTCGCCGAAGACCATCCGGCTCACCCCTTCGCGGCGCAGCCGCGCGAGCGCCCCCGCCATCGCCCGCTCGTAGACGTCGTTCGGGCACGGCGACGGGATCGGCACGGTCAGGAGCGGGAGGCCCACCGCGCTGGCCTGGAGCGTGAGGAGCTCCTCCCGGACCCCGTGCATCGACACGCGAGCGAACGTTTCCGTCACCGTCGTCAGCAGACCGGCGATCTCCAGGTCGCCGGCGCGTCGAGCCTCCCACAGGGCGAAGGCGGAATCCTTGCCGCTGCTCCACGACACGTAGGCCTTGGGGAGCCGCCGGCCCCCCGCGGACCCGGCGGTCACCTCCCCCCGAACTCCGAGAGATCCCGCTGGACCCGGCGCGGCCCCCGTCGCTCCCGGCTCGTGGGGGTCTCCCGAGGTCCCTCGACCTCGGAGGGGGCGAGGACGCGCGCGACGACCGGGGCCGATGGATCCGCACGGGCGAGATACGCCACCTCCTCGGGTGTGAGCGCGAGCTCGTGGGCGAGCGCCCGGGCTACCGAGAGCGCGCGGGCACTGGCGCGGCGGTCGGAGGCGACGGCGAACAGCTCGTCGAGCAGCGGGAGCACGGACTCCCGGGCCTTCGCCCGCGAGAGGTGCAGGTGTCGACCGGCCTTGCGGGCCACCGCGTCGCGCACGCCGCGGGTGGCACGCGAGCGGCCCATCTCACCGAGGAACCCGGGAAAGTAGGCGCGTCGCTCCGACGGGGCGGGCGCTTCACGGACGGCGAGCCCGACCCCGCCCGTCAGCACCTCCGACGCGTAGCTCCAGAGCCCCCAGATGCGCCAGCGCCGGGCCCGGGCGAGCAGGTGCTCGGCCGCCGCGAGCCGGTCGAGCGCCGCGGCCCGGTGCTGCGGATCCGGCGCGAAATGCGGAACGTTCTCCTCGATCCAGGGCAGCAGATCGTCCGGCGGCGCGTCGAGCCGGTCCCGGATCTCGATCGACCGGTAGAAGCGAGCCGAGGTGAGGACCTCCTCGGTCACCGCGGCGAAGTCGGACGCGAGGTCCCGTCCGGCCAGCACCTCGAGCTGCCGCGGGCCCGCGGGGAGCGGAGCGATCGCGTCGAGGTCGTTCACCGCGGCCCGCAGGTCGCCTCGGCTGCGCTGCACGATCGACTCGAGCGCGCCCGGCGCTAGCTCGATCCGCTCGCGTCGCGCGATCGCCGACAGGGCGCCGCCGAGCTCGCGATCGCGCAGGGGGTAGAAGCGGATGCGGGCAACGCTCGTGCGGAAGACCGCCGAGTAGCGGGTCAGGACGCGCTCGTCGTTGACGATCATCACGATCGGCTGCCGCGTCGAACGGACGAGTCGGGCCATCGCGGCCATGCCGCCCCGGTCCGACTCGTCGCGCGGTCGCGCGGCTCCCCGCCAGTCCTCCAGGTCCCGGCGGGCCGCCGACCGTCGTGCCCAGGCGTGGTTCCCCGGAGTGCGGGGCACCGCGTCCCACGATTCGAAGGGCAACGGCTTCTCCTTCGGCACCAACCCCCAGGCCGCGTTCAGCGCCTCGATCCCCCCGTACCGTCCCCGCAGGAACTCGCGGAGCGGGAGCGGCGTGGGGGCGGGGCGGGGCGACTCGGTCGCCCGTCCGCTCAGCGAGTCGGCCTCGTCCAGGACGATCAGCGTGCGGGAGGGGCCATCGCCCGTCGTTCGGTCGAGCAGCGGGTGCGTGATCGACGCCCGACCGGCGACGCGCTCGATCGCGGCCTCGTTGCGGGCATCGGAGGCGTTCATCTCGACGACGGGCCAACCGAGCTCCGCGGCGAGCGCGAGGGCCGCGCTCGTCTTCCCGACGCCGGGAGGTCCGAACAGCAGGGCCGCGCGGTGTCCCGCCGGTAGGCCGGATCGCCAGCGATCGGCCCACGCGCGGAGCTCCGCGACCGCGCGTGGATTCC
This region of Thermoplasmata archaeon genomic DNA includes:
- a CDS encoding ABC transporter ATP-binding protein, with protein sequence MSARRPPRIELAAVDRTYRRGRPEEVRAVQGIDLELAPGEFVSVEGPSGCGKTTLLNLLGLLDAPTSGEIRWDGRAVGTRPDRERARLRLEGVGFIFQRFYLLPTLTALENVELPIRALGVPRAERRRRAGELLGEVGLDGRAHAFPHQLSGGEEQRVAVARALANRPGLLLADEPTGELDSANATAVLDLLERVRRSREATLVLVTHNPEVAGRAQRHLTMRDGRVTSDAREA
- a CDS encoding ABC transporter permease, with protein sequence MTDARPRGSLRHARLQQALAIAAIATAVALPVVLLSVGGGVSSHELAQLENAGYQIVVSAAGEHGIGDAHAVAARLDGLSSVTAASPVLSVAIDAFGAGTGPTPVLAEGVLPGAFLATLGPAEAGLFPHPLPLGDPTDAAHFAGGAYDGPASNDVLVSSPLADANHISVGSTLLLSPAANRSLGVAYNVTGTFGVPPTALGPTGAFAVLLPLSDLQVMSGLGRNATGALIDAADTIEVSVSGAVATNPSALEGVRAEIQAMVPFYGVSSLDQEAQQLQAASGVLTGFYLALSSIALTIGLLFLALVLVRRVESDRRSIGIRRALGIPAGAIAGGIAIDGLALAVSGGLAGVLGGFLIVKALAAWGSAAVQQAARLAIFVPTTLALVVAGIVGLSLLASVVAVRAALRVDIAEALR
- a CDS encoding ABC transporter permease, whose product is MVRYALGALRRRPGRAALTSLGIGLAVGLVVLLLAISAGVQTSATELATASGVDLIAASANTTITTGSVPPVLHAHNLSLEIPAADPNVAVASPWLVSELVFGNASLFAAANRSDVPSGWSPTGAGSVGWIPSENTGIETPTLYNGTGLRYPGDPHYANGTYLGPFTHEIVLDQGLASVLGVGVGGLVWAGTTSPPNGSALPGWYAGATPFRVVGISGPFWLIPSALLAFLYLSELQAIVGGGTPGTDYASLVLIHLNDPTTAASDQTRLEVAFPSLTVFTLSDVLGAVQSVVNLYRTFGVLIGVIGIVVAALFATTVLQMSVDDRSREFALLRAVGYRRARVGALVAEESLLLAVLGFAVGLPLAVLGAAELNRFLLGLIPGLPVGFSFVAFDPTVILTGIGLVLAIGLVAAFLPAARAMGLPVAEELRAP
- the mptA gene encoding GTP cyclohydrolase MptA → MTDVHAMAPARGRLTLRSVGVTGVRKPLAVQRSERVHTLAATFRVAVDLPSERKGSDLSRNAEVLAEVIDQTALKPVASLESACSAIACELLVRHPYATRAEVEASAEYFVRRGIAETKRSFEDFRLIAEASAERNGTQAVLVRRAVGAEAVGMTACPCAMETCRERLTAQYPLLADPQFRDLPMISHNQRNRTRLVFELSEGEEVEVDDLIDAIEAAQSSPTYAILKRGDEAQVVLDAHRHPKFVEDVLRDLLASLPARFPTLSDRVVVRASTVSEESIHKYNVDAAHTVSLGELRRAAAA
- a CDS encoding iron-sulfur cluster assembly protein, with product MTEPAPTPAAAPPAGPYAERERLITENLKQIYDPEIPMNIVDLGLVYGFEWSGDDVTLKMTLTAPGCPVAGILAEEIKTAIEKVPNVHSAKVDMIWDPPWSPERMSEFAKRQFGYA
- a CDS encoding GNAT family N-acetyltransferase is translated as MPAATPAARVVVRELRWADFDPIREMYWTLYEERPANPDLGITLFPERPAYADEVDWFSRLYRAVLRGDTVARVAEIDGTVVGHCDVVPVGPGTRSSEVGHVGSLGIVVHRDHRGRGAGEALMRATIAACRGHFDLVRLSVLATNPRARRLYERHGFVPYGRLPGGLKRNGRYTDEDLMVLDLRDRTENR
- a CDS encoding DUF1684 domain-containing protein, with translation MASDRTWRDELEEERRMKDEFMARHPESPFVAGRVPFHELRYFSPDPAFRVRATLRRRSVPEEAYLRTNRDGQAVMRYLGDLSFSVEGRTVGLAVYHAGEGVGTSVFVPFRDRTSGRESYGPGRYLTFELNERDVYDLDFNRAFNPYCAYTDEYECGFPPAQNDLPVAIRAGEKVWAADRNPATPSSVVLERQRRAAGGAPVRRRARRPRPATGAGTPRRSR
- a CDS encoding MarC family protein; this translates as MSDLYLYLAIIGTLFAIVDPIGTLPFYVALTSGFSAEDRDVILHRSVLVLGVVLSVFALFGRFLFAIFGFTLAAFEIAGGLLLFFVAYDMLRGEVARVRLTAEDRAEAIARRDELSVVPLGIPLLAGPGAISTVMIFEGNASNNPVAIVATFVAIAITTVATFFILRYGPRILGSFGRVGIMALTRVLGLVLAAVGVQFVINGIFAAFPHL
- a CDS encoding class I SAM-dependent methyltransferase, yielding MAPTGARDGPATNAAVASALLTAAGARSWRRRWDRQQSRLLPRREERFAVMLEALRAGAGPRFRFLDLGAGTGSLSERILARFPRARGIAVDFDPVILRIGRIGLGDRGGRLRWVEADLRRRDWAKGLPARRYDAAVSSTALHWLTGPQLTHLYAELHRRLRPSGLFLDADGIAFAPEHTTLRRTAHESARGERRGSPRRAGESWEAWWLAVERDPRFAREIALRRQRFPHAHSATPTPDLAGHVRRLRAAGFREVEVIWSRWQDRVLAAVR
- a CDS encoding OsmC family peroxiredoxin, producing MAAKRTAEAVWEHDLLHGSGRVKGTSGALPEMPISWSARTEAPGGKTSPEELLAAAHAACYSMALSAGLSRMQKPPERILASATATFDKVGDAWKVTTMELLVVGKVPGISAAEFEAAAKAAADGCPISGALKGNVAISVTAKLG
- a CDS encoding ATP-binding protein, coding for MTAGSAGGRRLPKAYVSWSSGKDSAFALWEARRAGDLEIAGLLTTVTETFARVSMHGVREELLTLQASAVGLPLLTVPIPSPCPNDVYERAMAGALARLRREGVSRMVFGDLFLEDVRAYREQRLRGTGIDPVFPLWGRPTDRLAREMIDAGLDARLVALDPRQLPPSFAGRRFDRQLLADLPPTVDPCGERGEFHTCVVAGPMFTAPIAVEPGPVVARDGFVFADLAPAGLNRASR
- a CDS encoding AAA family ATPase produces the protein MALASRLPLSERTRPTRLTDVVGNPRAVAELRAWADRWRSGLPAGHRAALLFGPPGVGKTSAALALAAELGWPVVEMNASDARNEAAIERVAGRASITHPLLDRTTGDGPSRTLIVLDEADSLSGRATESPRPAPTPLPLREFLRGRYGGIEALNAAWGLVPKEKPLPFESWDAVPRTPGNHAWARRSAARRDLEDWRGAARPRDESDRGGMAAMARLVRSTRQPIVMIVNDERVLTRYSAVFRTSVARIRFYPLRDRELGGALSAIARRERIELAPGALESIVQRSRGDLRAAVNDLDAIAPLPAGPRQLEVLAGRDLASDFAAVTEEVLTSARFYRSIEIRDRLDAPPDDLLPWIEENVPHFAPDPQHRAAALDRLAAAEHLLARARRWRIWGLWSYASEVLTGGVGLAVREAPAPSERRAYFPGFLGEMGRSRATRGVRDAVARKAGRHLHLSRAKARESVLPLLDELFAVASDRRASARALSVARALAHELALTPEEVAYLARADPSAPVVARVLAPSEVEGPRETPTSRERRGPRRVQRDLSEFGGR